From Dreissena polymorpha isolate Duluth1 chromosome 15, UMN_Dpol_1.0, whole genome shotgun sequence, a single genomic window includes:
- the LOC127859450 gene encoding GATA zinc finger domain-containing protein 1-like: protein MPLGVKPVCAGCKSSNSTMWSKGEKGEIMCNACLTKPSLVGKDSNFMNGVAPSKKAPSSTESAQDRVLRKSSRNKPSKYRVANSKPIATKGKGRRIIFKKTQPVKAPTAVSTVVTGTSIFHDGTYYQIGDIVSLIDDDEVLYYAQIRGFLQDQYYEKSAVITWLLPTRHSDRTKFDPSTYILGPEEDLPRKMEYLEFVCHAPSDYFHDKTSPYPTFKNTPNLCYIWSSLGPEICEAPARLDDIFGPPDSVKSEGPVSLYPQPSKKTKIEKVKVKEEKKVIVVE, encoded by the exons ATGCCTCTTGGGGTTAAACCTGTGTGTGCAGGTTGCAAGAGCAGCAATTCCACGATGTGGAGCAAAGGAGAAAAGGGTGAAATTATGTGCAATGCGTGTCTAACAAAGCCAAGCTTAGTGGGGAAAGACTCGAATTTCATGAATGGCGTTGCTCCTTCAAAGAAAGCACCTTCGAGCACAGAAAGTGCACAAGACCGCGTCCTAAGAAAGAGCTCCAGGAACAAGCCTTCAAAATACAGAGTTGCAAATTCCAAGCCCATAGCTACCAAAGGGAAAGGACGTCGGATTATATTCAAGAAAACG CAACCTGTCAAGGCTCCAACAGCAGTTTCAACTGTAGTTACTGGGACCAGTATCTTCCATGAT GGCACATATTACCAAATAGGGGATATAGTCTCTCTGATAGACGATGACGAGGTCCTCTACTATGCTCAGATTCGTGGCTTTCTTCAGGACCAGTATTACGAGAAGAGTGCAGTCATCACCTGGCTACTGCCCACCAGACACTCGGACCGGACCAAGTTTGACCCATCCACTTATATCTTAG GGCCAGAGGAAGATCTGCCCAGGAAAATGGAGTATCTGGAGTTTGTATGCCACGCCCCTTCTGACTATTTCCACGACAAAACATCCCCTTATCCCACCTTCAAAAACACCCCCAACCTCTGTTATATCTGGTCTTCACTGGGCCCAGAAATATGTGAGGCGCCCGCACGATTGGACGATATTTTTGGGCCTCCTGACTCTGTGAAAAGTGAGGGCCCTGTGTCACTGTATCCCCAGCCCTCAAAGAAGACAAAAATTGAGAAGGTCAAGGTTAAAGAAGAGAAGAAAGTGATTGTTGTGGAATGA